AGATACGCTGGTAGATAAGCGTTTTGATACATGTGTTAAATTCTTTAAATATTTGGATACTTATTGTAGATGATCACATTATTGTAAAAGGTGTCTCTGGATATTTAATAAAACCATGTGCTTGTATACGAGGCTGTGTCATTTGTTGTTAGGTGTCTAAAATGGCAGAACTTCTGAAAGCCGCATACTACGACCCTTCAAGCGAGGGCTGTTACGGTGGTCAAGATCGTTTGAAAAACGCTGTTTTCAATGCCACAGGGGTAAAGTTACCAGCGCGACAAGTATCAGAATGGTTAGCGGGTGAAGAAGCCTACACACTACATAAAGCCACACGGATTAATTACAAAAGAAACAGAGTCATAGTATACGCCATAGACAGACAATTTCAAGCAGATCTTGTGGATATGACTATATACTCAAAGGAGAATAACAACGTCAAACACCTGATGACATGCATAGACGTCTTCAGTAAATATGCCTGGGTACGTGTTTTAAAAGCCAATGTTGTTGAACGTTTCAATAGAACTTTTAAAAGCAGAATGTGGCGGTATTTAACATCTGTCAATTCTAAACGTTATGTTTATACAATACAAGCTTTGGTATCCTCATATAATAATAGTAAACATCGCAGTATCAAGATGATGCCTACAGATGTATCGCGAGAAAACGAAGCACAGGTGTTAAAAACATTGTACGGCGTGAAGGATGCTAGTGACCACAttgtgtttaaatacaaaacaggtgACATTGTCAGGGTATCGAAAGCCAGAAGATTGTTCACCAAAGGCTATGAACAATCATTCATGCATGAATTTTTCACCATAACAGAATGTGTACCGCGAAGACCACCGGTCTATAGGTTAAAAGACTATGACGGGGATACGATAGACGGTTCATTTTATGAAGCAGAATTGCAGAAAATACATATTGACGGAGATAAGCCCTTTAAAATTGAATCTATTTTAGAAAGTGTGGTATCGTGATTATCTGGTTCATATAGATACTATTGCAATACCACCCCACTCCATCAGGAGGTACAGTTAACCCTGgaggtcaagacattgacagtaGATTAAGCAGATACCTAACCTGAGTGATGTACGTTATCTACAACCTCTGCGAGTTCTTATATTAAATACTGAACATGATCATCTGGATTGAATCCTCATTTAATGGAAACTACGTTATCACATATTGGCGACGAGGATACTGGATGGAGGAGAAAAGTGCCTGATTAAAGTCGGATGCGTCGGGATGACCGCAGGTGGCAGACGGTAGGAACGTGCAAAGTGCTATTGGACTGGAGGTAACGAGCAAAACGGAAAGATGACTACGATGATGATAGGCACCCTGTCAACTTTTGATGCAAAAGAGCAGACTTGGGAAGAGTACTGCGAGGTTCTCGATCAGTTTTTTGAAGCTAATGGGATCgatgatggagagaaacagagggctaTCCTAATCAGTGTGGTCGGTCCAGCAACGTACAAGCTCATGAGAAACCTGGTGAGTCCAGATAAGCCATCTTCGAAAACATTCGATCAGTTAACACAAGTAATGAAAGAGCACTTCAATCCTAAACCAAGCGAGATGGTGCAGAGATATGTGTTTGACTCGCGTTCACGTCAGCCTACGGAatctgtgagtgcatatgtagCGGAGCTCAGACGACTAGCTCATGACTGTAACTTTGGCACTACACTGGAGCAAAGGTTAAGAGATCGTCTTGTGTGCGGTATGAATGACGACCGGATTCAAAGACGTCTGCTCTCCGAAATAGACCTGACGTTTGAAAAAGCATTTAAGATAGCAGTAGCTGCAGAAACTGCAAGTAAAAATGCCCAAGACCTACAAAAGGCGGCCGTAGCATGTAACAGCATGAAAACGGAGGgaaaagagacaagaggagaatggagaaacaaagagagagattgttatCGTTGTCACGGAAGGCACAGTGCAGCCGAATGTAAATTTAAAGATGCCAAGTGTCATTTTTGTGGGAGAGTAGGGCACATCGCTAAGGCTTGTAGGAATAAAAGTAAAGATGATGCCCGTCCCAGTGAAACCAaagcacacagagcagagcggCGCGCACGCCCTCAACCCCGtccacacaggtcacacaacgtgtgtgagagacaaaatGATGACGATAGCTCTGATGACGAAGAAGCATTCACACTGGCATGCCTGAATACAGAAACTTCCATGCAGAGAATTAAACCATTCGAAGTCAACATGGAAGTGAATAAAAAGAAAGTAAACTTTGAAATAGACACAGGATGCAGTGTGAGCATTATGAATGAAAAGAAATTCAATGAGATGTGGGAAGAAAATAAACGCCCCAAATtaaatgaaagtaaaatgtCTCTGAAGTCATACACTGGAGAGAAAATCAAAGTAGTGGGAGTTTCTGAAGTAAAAGTGAACTATGCTCAGCAAATGAAGACATTGCCCCTAGTGGTGGTGAAGGGCACTGGACCTAGCTTGTTAGGTAGAGGCTGGCTGGAGGCTTTGAAGCTCAAGTGGGATGAAATCAAACATGTAAAAACAGATGCACATGAGCTACAGGAAGTACTGTCAAAGCATGAGGATGTTTTCAAAAAAGAACTAGGCATGTTAAAAGGCATGAAGGCAACAATCCGTGTGTCTGCGGAGGCCCGTCCAAAGTTCTATAGGCCCCGCTCAGTTCCGTATGCCATGAGGGCGAAAGTAGAAGAGGAGATAGATAGGCTCCTGAAAGAGGGCATCATAACACCTGTCAAGTACGCTGAGTGGGCGGCACCAATTGTTCCTGTGTTGAAGCCGGACGGCTCCATTAGAATATGTGGCGATTACAAACTAACAGTAAACAGCGCCTCCTCACTAGAGCAATACCCTATTCCTCGTGTAGAAGACCTGTTCAATACACTGGCAAGAGGGACACGGTTCTCCAAACTTGATTTAAGCCACGCCTATCAGCAGATCGTGATGGAGGATGACTCCAAGAAATACCTaacgataaacacacacagaggccttttCACCTACAATAGGCTCCCGTTCGGAGTCTCATCTGCTCCAGCCATATTTCAGAGAACAATGGAGAGTTTGTTACAAGGCCTGCCCAGAGTAGCTGTTTACCTTGACGACATTTTACTGACTGGAAGAGACATTGTAGAGCATCTGAGCACGCTGGATGAGGTACTCGGACGACTGAAAGAGGCAGGACTGCGACTGCGCAGAAGCAAGTGTGCATTCTTGCAAGACCAGGTTGAGTACTTGGGTCACAAGATTGATGCTGAAGGCCTGCACCCAGTGCAAAGCAAGGTAACAGCCATCGAGGAAGCTCCACCTCCAACCACAGTGACTGAGCTGAAAGCATATCTTGGCCTTTTAAACTACTATAACAAGTTCCTTCCTAATCTCGCCACACGCCTAGCACCATTACACAGATTGTTAAGAAAAGACATTCAGTGGACTtggaagaaagaacaagaagaTGCGTTTTGTTTGTCTAAACAGCTGCTGAAATCAGCAAAAGTCCTGGCTCACTATTCAGCAGACAAAGAACTTGTGCTGGCATGCGACGCCTCACCGTACGGAGTCGGCGCCGTGCTGTCACACATCATGGAAGACGGAAGTGAAAAGCCCATAGGCTTCATGTCACGCACATTGACACCAGCTGAAAAGCTCCAGAGGAGGTGCGCCGTAGAGGAAGGTCGCACTGACAATGGCTCCCCATGCACTACGCAGCTTTATGTTTAttactgtttttattgtttgtttttttgtacacaCTGCACTGTCGCTCATACAGTATGACCGACTAGCACTTTTGGAAATTCGTTCGTCGCTCAATACGGAGTTTTTCTCAACTCACCGGAGTGCTTGCTGTGGCTCCTTTGTCCTACCACCGGTATGTATACCAATACGCCgacggaggagaaagaagaggggcaAGCGAGCCGGTATCCTGTGCAGATCTCGGACGAGATACTGCAATCCCCCGCTGCCAAGCATTCTACTCGCGAATGTTCAATCCTTGGACAATAAAATGGACGAGCTACACGCACGGACTAACTTCCAGCGGGACATTGCAAACTGTTGTGTGCTAGCCTTTACTGAGACCTGGCTGGATCCTATGGTGCCTGACTCTGCCGTCACTCCAGCTGGTTTTTCCATCTACCGGCAGGACAGAACCTCCGAGTCAGGTAAaagcaggggtggaggggtatgcTTGATGGTTAACTCTCGCTGGGGCTCAGATGTTGCTGCACTTTCAGCACACTGCTCACCAGACCTGGAGCTGCTATCGTTAAAAGTTCGCCCCTTTTACCTTCCACGGGAATTCAGCTCTGTTATCATCACAACAGTTTACATTCCACCGCAGGCGGACAAAACGTGCGCGTTAGAGGAATTATACGGAGTTATAAATGGACTTGAGGATGCTCACCCTGAGGCAGTTTCTATTGTTGTTGGAGACTTCAATAGGGCTAACATGAGGAAAGTACTACCGAAGTACCATCAACATATAAACTTTCCCACCCGGGGTGAGCAGATTCTTGACCACTGCTACACGCAAATACGGAACAGTTAcaaacccctcccccgcccgGCTTTTGGAAAGTCGgatcacacctccatcatgctAATCCCTACCTACAGGCAACGCCTAAAACAGGAAAAACCGGTTTTTCGGGCAGTTCAACGCTGGAGTGCTGAATCCATTAGCACTCTACAGGACTGCTTTGATACAACAGACTGGCAGATGTTTTGTGATGCAGCTGATGGGGACATCAGTgaatacacagactctgtctcttcatacaTCTCCAAATGTATCGATGATGTCGTCCCCTGGGTCAGTGTTAGGACTTTCCCAAACCAAAAGCCCTGGGTAAATGGTAATGTCCGTGCCAAACTCAGAGCACGGTCCTCTGCCCACAACTCTGGTGATCCGGAGGCTTTGGGGAAGTCCAGATGTGACCTACGGACggccatcagagatggaaagagagaatacagagacaagctggagtccacctacctcagctccgacccccgacgcatgtggggTGGCCTGCGGAACATCACTGGctataaagggagaaatagcagTGATGATCAGCCTGCCGCCTCTCTACCTGACGACCTCAACACCTTTTACGCAAGGTTTGAGGCAACCAACCCCCTTCCTTCCGCAAAACTGGCCGAGGACCGAGACGACTACACTTTGTCCCTGAATGTGGCTGACGTGAGGCGAGAGCTCCAAAGGGTGAACCCTCGGAAGTCATCCGGGCCCGATGGAGTTCCTGGCCGCGTCCTTAGGGGGTGCGCCGACCAGCTagcggaggtattcacctccatattcaacctctcactacatctgtctgaagtccccacctgcttcaagcaggcaaccatcatccccataccaaagaaatcatccatcacctgcctaaatgactaccgccccgtagcactgacctccaccattatgaagtgcttcgagcggctggtcagaacccacatctgctccacccttccaaacaccctggacccctttcagtttgcgtaccgcacaaacagatcaacagatgatgccatcgcccttgcaacacacaccactctctcccacctggaaaagggcaacacatatgtgagaatgctgtttgtggattacagctcagcattcaacactattgtgcctgccaagctcgtcccgaagctcaggagcctgggtcttaaaacacccctgtgcaactggatcctggacttcctgacgagcagaccccaggtggtgagaatgggcaagcacacctcctcctcactgaccctgagtaccggggccccccagggctgcgtactcagtcccctcctgtactccctgtacacacaggactgtgtggcaacacacagttccaacatcatcctgaagtttgcagacgacactaccatcctgggtctcatctctaacaacgatgagaccgcctatagagatgaggtaaggggcttggcagcatggtgccaagacaacaacctgtctctaaaacatctgcaaaaccaaggagatgactgtggatttcaggaagctacagagggggggtcacaacaccatacacatcgagggagctgcagtggagagagtctccaacttcaaattcctcggtgtgtacatcaaggatgacctcacctggtccatgcaagcggactcggcggtcaaaactgcacagaagcggctttacttcttgaggagactcaagaagtttggcatgtcttctaaaacactaaaaaacttttatagatgcaccattgagagcatcctctcaggctgcatcactgcctggtatggtagctgctccgctgccgatcgcaaggccctgcagagggtggtgaagacagcggagcgtatcatcggcggccatctcccttccgtgcagggcatctacaacagtcagaccctccaggaagttgcgatgttgcgatcgcaccaattcacgcaaattcaacgattccccgcgaattcagcgcgacgttgcaattttaacacatcaccgcaactttcccgcaaatttgacaaatcattgtcgtctcccacaactttctcccttccgctacaccaagggcggaaattctgccctgtggacacggtgcagagactagcagagttctaatccgttgtaaacaatgagaatggctacaccagacatggaaattgaacacagcccatgtccacactgaagattccgaaatagatctggcttcaatttcaatttataattttccgcaaggtgtgcgtggcccctttttacatagagtctggtaatagatatatgaaatgtaatgaacattatttattttgctgtgaataatgaaggaagcaataaatccgattatttcccaaaccctcgagagctgttgccatggagatttaa
The DNA window shown above is from Clupea harengus chromosome 11, Ch_v2.0.2, whole genome shotgun sequence and carries:
- the LOC116222489 gene encoding uncharacterized protein K02A2.6-like, giving the protein MTTMMIGTLSTFDAKEQTWEEYCEVLDQFFEANGIDDGEKQRAILISVVGPATYKLMRNLVSPDKPSSKTFDQLTQVMKEHFNPKPSEMVQRYVFDSRSRQPTESVSAYVAELRRLAHDCNFGTTLEQRLRDRLVCGMNDDRIQRRLLSEIDLTFEKAFKIAVAAETASKNAQDLQKAAVACNSMKTEGKETRGEWRNKERDCYRCHGRHSAAECKFKDAKCHFCGRVGHIAKACRNKSKDDARPSETKAHRAERRARPQPRPHRSHNVCERQNDDDSSDDEEAFTLACLNTETSMQRIKPFEVNMEVNKKKVNFEIDTGCSVSIMNEKKFNEMWEENKRPKLNESKMSLKSYTGEKIKVVGVSEVKVNYAQQMKTLPLVVVKGTGPSLLGRGWLEALKLKWDEIKHVKTDAHELQEVLSKHEDVFKKELGMLKGMKATIRVSAEARPKFYRPRSVPYAMRAKVEEEIDRLLKEGIITPVKYAEWAAPIVPVLKPDGSIRICGDYKLTVNSASSLEQYPIPRVEDLFNTLARGTRFSKLDLSHAYQQIVMEDDSKKYLTINTHRGLFTYNRLPFGVSSAPAIFQRTMESLLQGLPRVAVYLDDILLTGRDIVEHLSTLDEVLGRLKEAGLRLRRSKCAFLQDQVEYLGHKIDAEGLHPVQSKVTAIEEAPPPTTVTELKAYLGLLNYYNKFLPNLATRLAPLHRLLRKDIQWTWKKEQEDAFCLSKQLLKSAKVLAHYSADKELVLACDASPYGVGAVLSHIMEDGSEKPIGFMSRTLTPAEKLQRRCARYSQLDKEGLAIIFGIKRFHKYIYGRRFTISTDHKPLISLFHEKKPVPQMGSPRVQRWAILLRAYEYNMVYKPGKDHANADALSRLPLPHTEEEDDTGQVLMLDVVEDPPITTAQVKQWTAKDEILSQVLLWCLNGWPKEVASMFKARDGCVLWGARVVVPKKGRATLLKHLHYTHPGISRMKGLARSYMWWPGMDADIEREVQSCHTCQENRKAPAAAPLHPWEWPETPWSRLHVDYAGPHLGRMFLIVIDAHSKWLDVYPTSNATSQVTIEKLRQCFSTHGLPQTIVSDNGTCFTSQEFESFLKQNGIQHITSAPFHPASNGLAERAVQTFKQGIKKTKGDTLETKIARFLFNYRITPQSTTGLSPAEMLMSRRLRSTLDLLLPDVKSKIQKKQLKQKAQHDLHSKWRSFSPGDDVYIRNYGHGPRWVPAVIEMNTGPVSYTVQTGDGRVMRRHVDQIRKRHASMTETSMPDMILEPMSLQVPENAAEALTRDSAVPASVGGEGSEPTETAQVHPPADPPDASADSPPVLRRSERTKKTPTHLRDFVK